The DNA region TGTGCCGGAAAACAGGCATGACTGTTAAGGGAGGCTTAAAATATATGAAAATTCTATTTATCGGCGGTACAGGCACGATCAGTATGGCGATTACTAAGCTCCTGGCAGCGCAGGGCCACGAGCTATATCTGCTGAACCGTGGAAACAGGAATACCGATCTTCCGGCAAACGTCAGAACGATAGTTGCTGATATAAGCAACGAAGAAGATGTTGTAAAAAAGCTTGATGGCATGACCTTTGACTCAGTGGGTGAGTTTATAGGATTTGTGCCTGAACAGCTTGAACGTGATTACAGGATCTTTAAAGACAGGACAAAGCAGTTTATCTACATAAGCTCTGCTTCCGCTTATCAGAAACCTCCTAAGGGGTATGTGATAACAGAAAATACGCCGTTAGAGAACCCGTACTGGGAATATTCAAGAAATAAAAAGGCGTGCGAGGAGTATCTTATGGAAAGATACCGGAAAGACGGCTTTCCTGTCACTATCGTTCGTCCAAGTCATACGTATGATGAGCGAAGCGTGCCGCTGGGTGTCCACGGCAAAGGCGGAAGCTGGCAGGTGGTAAAGAGAATCAAAGAAGGCAAACCTGTTATCATACACGGTGACGGAACATCTCTGTGGGCCATAACTCATAACAGCGACTTTGCAAAGGCTTATGCAGGACTTATCGGTAATGAAAAAGCTATAGGCGAGGCTTTTCACATTACGACGGAAGACAGTGTCAGCTGGAATGCAATCTACAGCAGCATTGCCGAAAAACTTGGGGTGGAACTGAAACCGTATTATATTGCATCAGAGACTCTGGCGACTCTCGGCAGCGAATACGACTTTACGGGAAGCCTTATCGGTGATAAGTCCTGTTCAGTGGTGTTTGACAATTCAAAGGTAAAGGCACTGGTACCTGATTTCAGGTGTGAGGTCAGTGCGAGAGAAGGAATCCGTTCGACAGTTGATTACATTCTTGCTCATCCTGAGTATCAGACTGAAGATGAAGAGTTTGACAGGTGGTGTGACCGTGTAATACAGTCTGTCGAAAAACTTAAGAAAGAATTTCAGGAAACAGTTTAATTCCGATACCACCTCTGAAAAGGCCGTGGTCCGAACCGGCTTTTTCAGTGTTTCCCCGAACATTTTACGGTATATGAGTATGTTTGCAGCTCATATGCCGTTTTTTTATGACAAATGTAATTGATAACTGTGACATATGACATGCTGATTTGTGACATGTGACATCTTTTTTTTTTAACCTGGATTAAGATATAATATATACAAGAAAATATATAGGATCTTATGAGTAAAGGATGTGGGAAAGTATGCTGATGGTATTGTTCTTGATTGCAATTGCCTGGTTCATCTATCCTTTTATCGGAATACCGGTTCAGATCGGAACGAGCAGCGAAAACAAGATGCTGAAACGCAGGATAAAGGAACTTGAGGATGAACTGGCTCTTCTTAAGCAGAATGGAGAAAAAACAGTTCTGCAGGATGATAATACCGCTGAAACAGGAACGCTTCAGCATGATGTCTTCAGTCCTGAAGAAAGATCAGCTTTTGCTGCAGGAATCAATGATGAGGTTCTGAATGCAGATAAAAACGAAAGAGTTTCATCTCTGCCTGTCGGATATTCAGTCAGTGACGGTAACAATGAACCGCTGGTTTATTCAAAGAGCATGTTTGAAAACAACGGTGATCAGAACTCTGCCGGAAATGTAATAGAAACTGAAACTATCGGAAACGTAACAGAAACTATCGAAAATGCAGAGGAAACAGAAACTGCCGATGCCGAAACAAGAAAACAGAAAAATGTATCCGGAATTCTTATCACCGGTGTATCAATGGTACTGCTGGCCGGACTCATTTTCGTTACTACCAACTGGAATTCAATAGGAAGCGGATTCAAGATCTTTCTTAGTGTTCTGGTTACGCTTATTTTCTTCGGAGCATCATTTTTGGCGGAAAAGAAGTTCGGTATCGAGTCAACATCCAGAGGATTCTTCGTGCTTGGAGTATTCTTTGTACCGATAACCAGTATTTCAGTATTTTTCTATAAAATATTCGGAGAATGGCTTTCGTTTTCCGGTGAGGGAAAAATGCTGGCACTTATGGCTGTTTTCCTTTCATGCGCAGGGGCGTGTGTTCTTATAACCGGAAAATTCAGAAATCATATTTCCGCATTCGGTGCGATGCTGTTTGTTTCAGCAGCGGTATGCTCCCTCGGATTTTTCACCGAATCATATATTGCATTCTACATAATTGCGGCGATGTATTCCTGCGCAGTTATTTATATAAATCAGAAAACACTGGCCCGTCTGGAAATCCCTGTTGTATATTCTGAAGTATTCGGAAAATTTTCAGTATTCAATGTATTTGCTATGGCCTCAGTCGCCCTTGTCTTTGGCTATGCAGATTCAAGTTCGGCTGAAACAGCTGCTGCAGTTATAATGTTTATCACTGCTACTCTGTACTTCCAGCTGAAAACAGACAATAAGGAGATCTTCCTTGTATGCAGTCTGGTGTCAGTCGCCGAGTTCATTTATCTGGCACTCATTGTTTCTGATATCATGATGCCTGATACGGCGATCAGAGCCGAAGAAAAAAATATTATATTTGTATTATGTCTTGTTCCGGCGTTTGCGGTATATAATTTTGTGCCTAAGCTGAAATCAGAGATTTCTGCATTGGTGCTCAACATTCTGATGTTTTCAGGGCTTCTTCTGAACCTGTCGTTTTCAGAACCGGTTTCCTTCACTGCAGCGTTCCTGATGACAGCAGTTTCATGTGCATTATCCCGCAGAAAATATCTTATTTTCACTTATTCGGTACTGCTGGTTCCGTATCTGTACTTTGTACTCCTTGCCTTTGATTTAACTACTGATACAGCATTGCCGGCGGTTTCATATACTGTATGTGCGGTATTTACTGCTTGCAGATTTCTTTCATCAAAATCGGAGCGGTTTGATCCGGCGACCCTTGTGTTTGTAGGCTGGTCGGTACTGTGTCCGGTTTTAACAGCGGTTATATACATAAGTAATATGTCAGCAGTTATTACGTTTGCAGTATCTGTGACCGTATTCCTTGCAGCGCAGCTGCTTGAAAACAGAAGCGGATCCGGAGAAAGCTTCCGTTCTGTTATCTTCAGCATCATATCTGCTTCAGAATACATTATTATGGACTATCTGATAGTGCAGCGTTTCACACCGGATATAGCATCCGGATTCAGCCTTGCATTCACACTTACAGCAGTTCCTGCGCTTGTGCTTTACACATACGTAAAGCCGTTCCGTTCAAAGACAGCACAGTGTATCGTTACCGGAAGCATGTTCCTGTGGTCAGTGCTGCATTTCACCACAAATCATCCTGCAGCATGTGCGGTAGTTTCAGCCGCCGTTATACTTACAGCATTAAATAAAAAAAAGGACGGCAGTGTATACTGTATCAGCTGTTATGGTAACAACGCTCGTTTACCAGTTTACAGTCACACTCGGTTCCGGCAGAGCTGTTTCGGCGGTCATAGTTTCTGTTTTTGCAGCTTTAATGTTTTTCATTTCTGAATATTTTTCAGACAGGTACGAAAAGATCAGGGGCGCCGGCACGGTGTTCATGATCTGTACAATGATATTCCCGGTCGTATCCCGTTTTCCTGACAAGCCGTTCATGTGCTTTACTCTTCTGCTTTCGACAGCAGTTCTGGGACTTGCAGCATACAGAAGAGAATTAAAGGATTCTTCAAAATCAAGTATACTTCTCGCTCTGGCATCTTCTGCACATTTTCAGATTTTCGCATTCCTGCTTTCTGATAATATCCTGTTTGGCAGTTTTTCATCTGAAGCGTTCACTGAAAACGTTCCGATGTATATTGCCTCACTTGTAACCATGGGAATAGTGGCAGCTGCAGGTTTTGCAGTCAGAAGATCATCAGTATTCGTTTCAAAGTCATTTGTCTTTTCTTCACCGGTCATGGTATTGATGACATTCATTATCTATACGCCTTCTCCTGAAGGAAAGTGGGGAGCTGTTGCAGGATGTGCACTTATCATTTATTTCATACTCTGCGGTATGATCTCAAACGAAAAAGAAGCGCAGGTTCTGTATACTGCTGCTGCCGTTTCGGCGGTACCGACACTTCTGTTCCAGAAGTTCTTCCCGGTATCTGATCTGCTCATGCCTGAATACTGCGTGCTATGCACACTTGTACCGTACATTTTCCTTTTCAGGATCTGGAGAGAGAAAAGAGATGAACTCTGGAATGTTCTCTTTGTTCATTCCTGTATCGCAATGGCGTCACTCGGAATCGCTGCGGTCAGCTCGTCGGAACTTTTCCATGTTATCATAATGGGTGTTACCTGTGCGGTACTGATAATGATAACACTTATTACAGGAAGCAAAAGATGGAGCCGTCTCGGAACGGTCACCCTCGTTGTCCTTGTATTTTATGCGACAAAGGATTTCTGGTCATCGCTCGCATGGTGGGCATACCTTCTTCTTACCGGTATTCTTCTTATCATTTATGCAGCTGTCAACGAATACTGCAGACAAACCGGAAGAGAGAATGTGATCAGGGAATCATTCAAAGCGCTTTTTGAAGCGCTTCGCGATAAAAAGAAATGAATCGCTGACCGATAAATGAAAAACAAAGCCATAACACTGACGTTTTTAGTGTTATGGCTTTGCCGTTTTATATTATCAATCCTTACCCATCAGTACAGAGATAATAGCTGTAAGATCAGATGTGTTTACAACTTCGTCGCTGTTTACGTCTGCGGCGAGCTGTTCACGTTTATCGGCAGTGCCGCCGAGAAGAATGCCTTTGAGAAGTATAAGGTCGGCAATGTTTATTTTTCCGTCATCGTTTAAGTCTGCCGGGGTGTATCTTACCGGTGGAGTTGTTTCGGCCGGTGCAGTGGTTTCGGCTGGCGGTGCTGTTACGACCGGAGGTGTCGTTTCAGCTGGCGGAGTGGTTTCAGCCGGCGGAGTGTATCCGGCCGGAAGTTCTCCTGCTGCTGTGAGAATCCACTGCTGACAGAAATTATTTGTAGGACCCCACTGCGCGATGTTGGCACCGTATTCGGCACTGGCTCCTGCAACTTCCATGAATTTTGTTCCGCCTGATGCGAATGTCGATATCATGTATGTGCCGTTTTCATTTCTGGAAAACTTAAAGAGCTGTGATGTGTCTTCAGCGTTGAATGACGCAAGCTCAATGTTTCCGCCGTCTTCTTTGCCGGCACAGCGGAGTGCGAATTTAATGTCGCTTTCGGAAATTATGTAGTAGTAACCCTGGTGTTCTGATGATTTTCTCAGTATCCAGTGCTGGCACTTTTCGCCGTTGTTTTCCCACTGGCGGATGTTGGAGCCGTTCTCCATTACGCCGTTGATGATGTCGGCGACGAATCCGCTGTTTCTGTTTGTGAGTACATATGATACGGAGGCGTCCATTACGGCCGGATCTTCCGTGATAATTTCCTTCTTTGTATATGCTCTCGGAGTTCCTGTGAATTCCGTGGTCTTGTTGCCCCAGATTGTTTTGTTGTCATTTCCGACAGCAGTGAAGGACATTACTTTTTTGCCTTTTTCATCTTTGGCGGCAAGGAATTTTCCGCTGTAAAGTCTGCCGCCTGCGATGATGACAGCATCATTTGAGTCCTTTGCTTCTGACCATGTACCTGTTAAGGCGCCTGTTATTTTACCGTCTTCGGTAAGAGTTATGTTTACAGATTCATAGATTTTTGAACCTGTGTCAGTTCCGTGGTTTATAAATTCGTAGGTTCCGGCAATATCGGATGCACTGTATCCGCCCCTGTCGATGGCGTCACCGCTGTATTCATTAGGAGCGACAACAGGCCATCCCTCAGCGTTGAACTGCATGGAGTGAACACGTACCTCATGGTATTCGGTTCCGCCGTTGAAACGCGTATGGTTTACAAGGTACCATTTACCGTCGTCGTCACGGAGAACGGAGTTGTGTCCCGGAGCCATGTATGCCTGGTCGTTGGTCTTGAATTTGTGGTTGCCCATAACCTTGAGGCCAACTGTATCAAGATTTGTCGAAGATGCAAGCACGGCATTCTTTCCTGAAGGATCAAAGAAAGGTCCTGTCGGACTTGTTGAGCGGAATACTCTCATATTGTATCCGCCGGTGGCTGTAAGGCCGCCGTAAGTTACCCACAGATAGTAGAAACCGGTTTCCGGATTGTATTCGATGAACGGGCCCTCACCTGATTTTCCGTATCCGCCGGATATCTTGGTGCCGAAGTAGCTGTCGATCATTCTGCCGTCGGAAGTCTGTCCGGATTTCGGATGTATGCATTTTCCTGTTTTCGGATCGATCTCAAGAGTGAAAATACCGCCTGACCATGAACCGTAGCACATGTACATCTTACCGTTTGTGTCATAGTATATAGTAGGGTCGATGGCATTCGGGAAGAGCTGGTTGTTGAAGTTTGATTTATTGAACCAGTTCTGGTTGAATGATACCTGACCGGCTGCTATAAGTTCATCCACATTGGTCGATGTGTATTTGCGGTTTACGTTTTTGGTATTG from Ruminococcus sp. HUN007 includes:
- a CDS encoding glycoside hydrolase family 43 C-terminal domain-containing protein codes for the protein MKLKRIIPAAVSGMMLMSLFPGTMAGAARSRVSVHDPSVVKDPATGTYYAFGSHIDAAKSTDLQNWKLFTNGYKTPGNVEFGDLSGNLKKAFAWCGEDLEDCKGGFAVWAPDVVWNPEFRNSDGTTGAYMMYFCTSSTYIRSVICFATSKTIEGPYTFGDTLIYSGFTENDSYAKSNTKNVNRKYTSTNVDELIAAGQVSFNQNWFNKSNFNNQLFPNAIDPTIYYDTNGKMYMCYGSWSGGIFTLEIDPKTGKCIHPKSGQTSDGRMIDSYFGTKISGGYGKSGEGPFIEYNPETGFYYLWVTYGGLTATGGYNMRVFRSTSPTGPFFDPSGKNAVLASSTNLDTVGLKVMGNHKFKTNDQAYMAPGHNSVLRDDDGKWYLVNHTRFNGGTEYHEVRVHSMQFNAEGWPVVAPNEYSGDAIDRGGYSASDIAGTYEFINHGTDTGSKIYESVNITLTEDGKITGALTGTWSEAKDSNDAVIIAGGRLYSGKFLAAKDEKGKKVMSFTAVGNDNKTIWGNKTTEFTGTPRAYTKKEIITEDPAVMDASVSYVLTNRNSGFVADIINGVMENGSNIRQWENNGEKCQHWILRKSSEHQGYYYIISESDIKFALRCAGKEDGGNIELASFNAEDTSQLFKFSRNENGTYMISTFASGGTKFMEVAGASAEYGANIAQWGPTNNFCQQWILTAAGELPAGYTPPAETTPPAETTPPVVTAPPAETTAPAETTPPVRYTPADLNDDGKINIADLILLKGILLGGTADKREQLAADVNSDEVVNTSDLTAIISVLMGKD
- a CDS encoding SDR family oxidoreductase, giving the protein MKILFIGGTGTISMAITKLLAAQGHELYLLNRGNRNTDLPANVRTIVADISNEEDVVKKLDGMTFDSVGEFIGFVPEQLERDYRIFKDRTKQFIYISSASAYQKPPKGYVITENTPLENPYWEYSRNKKACEEYLMERYRKDGFPVTIVRPSHTYDERSVPLGVHGKGGSWQVVKRIKEGKPVIIHGDGTSLWAITHNSDFAKAYAGLIGNEKAIGEAFHITTEDSVSWNAIYSSIAEKLGVELKPYYIASETLATLGSEYDFTGSLIGDKSCSVVFDNSKVKALVPDFRCEVSAREGIRSTVDYILAHPEYQTEDEEFDRWCDRVIQSVEKLKKEFQETV